In Formosa haliotis, the sequence GTGGTGCCATAGGCGGATTTGTTACACGCTTATTTTAAGACCATCCCTTTCAAACCGACTTGTTAATGATTGGTTTACTGTCTATCCCGATTATCGTTCTTTTTGTTATGCATAAAACAGGACGATTAAATTAAATTTTTTTGTTCTGCTTTTAAAATGAAGATCTTTTCTGTTTTAGAGATTAAATGTTTCAGATATAAAAAGGTGTAGGTAAGAGTAATAATTTTCGGATAAATCCAGGCATAAGTTTTATAATGTGTTTACAGTATTCAATAATAGTCAATATTATAAATTGCATATATTTGTGGCTGCCAAATCATTGAGATTTAAGTATTCAATCAATTTCTATTTTTCAAATGTGTAACCTATTTCGTTCATTTTTTTTATTATGTCTTGCTATACTTCCCATGTGTACTTATGCACAAGAAGAAGAAAACCAAAAGTTGCTTTAGTATTAAGTGGAGGAGGCGCTTTAGGGATAGCACATATACCAACTCTTCAAAAATTAGACTCCTTAGGGATTGTTCCCGATTTAATTGTTGGAACCAGTATGGGGAGTATAGTTGGAGCCTTGTATTCTATAGGATATACAGGCGATCAAATAGCCGAAATTTCTCGTACAACAGATTGGAAGTCTTTATTTAGTGGAAAAGTTTCTATAAACAGTGTAAGTAACGAAGAGAAAAGTGAATTCGGACGATATAATATAGGTTTCGAGGTGGTCGATAAAAGCCAAAACCTGTGTTGGCCATATTAAACGATCAAAACTTAAGAGAGTTTTTTACAGTACTCACATTTCCGGTTTATAACCTTAATAATTTTGACGATTTTCCAATTCCGTTTAGAGCAATGGCTACCGATATTGTTAATGGAAAACAAGTGGTTCTAGATCACGGATCGTTGGTGACGGCCATGCGTGCCAGTATGTCTATTCCTGGGGTTTTTAAACCTGTAGACTATAAAAACACATTGCTTGTAGATGGAGGGGTTTTAAATAATTTTCCTGTAGATGTAGCAAAAGAGATGGGAGCCGATTTTAATTGGTAGTGAAGTGGGGGCGGACTCCAGCCCAAAGAAAAATTAGGGAATTTGAAACTTTATTGTTTCAAACTGGGATGTTATCTAGTAATGTCGTGGCAGAAGAACATAAAAAAGAGTGTAATATTTTATTAGATCATGTTCCGAACTTAACCTATACACCAGGCGATTTTGACAAGAGTAATATAATTTATGAAGAGGGTAAAAAAGCGGTTGAAGCTAACAATGATAAGTTTATTGAATTAGCCGAAAAGTTAAAACCGTTTAAGCAACTTAAGCCTAAAATGCCAGAGGTTCCTAAATATGTAGAGTTAGACACTATTGTTTATAAAGGTTTTAGTAAGAATAATTTACGATTAGTAACAACACGTTCGGGATTAGAACCGAAGAAAAAATATACCATAGAGGAGGCCAAGAATCATATAAACAGAATTTTAGGAACAAATTTATTTAATGCTATTTCTACAAATCCGATTATAAACGGAGATAAATTAGGTATGGAAATAGTTGGTGTAGAGAAGGCGAATAACCAAGTTAAATTAGCCGCTCATTTCGATAATTATAGAGGGGTTGGTTTATTATTAAATTACCCGGAAGAAATATTGTAGGATCCTCATCAGGTTTTTAGTGAATGCAGACATTGCGAGCAGCCTAAATTCAAGATACAATACCAAAGATATTTGGAGAAAAAGACTGGTGGTTTAGGTCAGAAATGTTTGGTCAAAACTAGATCAAGACGTTATTGTTAGGGGAGATCTGCCGACGGAAATGGATTATAGATATTTTCAATTGATAACGAAATTAATAGAATATACATACCCTAAAAAGTTACGCTGGTTTTGGTTTAGATTATCAGCATACTATCCTTAAACCCGATGCCGATCCAGAGATTGTTAGCAATGTGCTTAACTGGTAAACTATAGGTTTACAACCTTTGAGTTTATGGACAGTAGTTTATAACACTTTAAATGAAGTGTTTTACCCTACAAAGGAATGGATTTAGAGGTTAGATTAGGGCGTGCATTAACCAATAATGTTAGTGTAAATTATATAGACCATGATATTAATGAGAACGCAGAGGGCATGTAAATGGGTTTACGAATTGCGACTTAACTACGAATATGTAAAATCGTTTAAAGACTAAATTCACTTTAATTTAGGGTCCAATGTAGGATTTACCTTTTTAGATAATTTACAAGGAGACGTCTTTCTTATGAAGATATGGTTATGGTGCCAATTATTATCTAGGAGGTAATTTAAGACGGCCTAGAAAGATGACTTTGTGTTTTATGGATTATTAGAGGGATGAATTGCCTGTCAGTCAATTTATCAGCGGAAGATTAGCGCTGCAATATGAAGTTTTAAGTAAAATTTATATTACACCCATGCAGATCTAGCTTCGGTAGGTTTGGAGGATTTAACGATTATATTAAGGATGCCTTTACGCATCGGAGAGTGGCAAGATAATGTAGATACTAGTAGCCTAGTTCTTTTGGAACAAAATTATCGTACAATTCTTTAATAGGTCCAATAGATTTAGATTTACTTGGGTAATGGAACTAATAATTTCGTGTGTTTTTTGGTGTAGGAATCCCAATAGGAAGATAGTTTAAAAGTTTGGGTTTTTACCTATTTAAGCACTATTAACTTGAGTTAAGGAAGTTGTACTTACTTATCTTAAATCAATTTTTTATAACTTCCTTGCCTAATTCTTCATTAAGCATTTTTATTATTTTTCTTTCCCATAACTATTCTTCTCGTAAACACTAGAACTTAGTTGTACATAAGCGTTCGCGTTCTAAACTATAGCAGTAGTGTAGTTGTTACACCATTTCCCATGAGGGCGGCCCAGGCATCGCGCACATTCACTTGTCTAAACCACGTTCTAATTTATGGTTTCTACAAATTCTTTTAACACATCAGAAATGCTTAAATGGTCGTTGCTACGTTTGGCCATGATTATAAGTTTAAAGGGATATATCGTTTGTAAATATATACGTTTTGATGTTTGTTAACGACTTTTAAACGGTTAGAATTTAATTCTAATATAGTTTCTTTCCATTCCGCAAAGGAGTTTTGTACTGTATTTTTAAACTGTCGTTTTCTGTAATTAATTTAATGTTTTCCTTTTTAGTAACCGGGGTATAATTGTTATCGGCATCGGTTTTCATTTTTTGTCTGTAACCCAACAAACTGTCGTTAATCGAAAGTAATCTACCGTTTCATTTATTTTATAAACATGAGATGTGCCATCGGGAAGAATTACTTCCTCAATTTCCCAATACCCGTTTATATTCGAGGTGTCTATTTGTTGTGTATGCGAACAACTGCTTAAAAGGATAAGACTTAAAATTACAAAATATGTTTCATAAGACTAGATTTTAGGCTCCTATATTAAAATTTGATAGGTTTGATGTACTTGTTTAATAGCATTTTCGGTACGGTCGGCATGCGTGTCACTAATAAATAACTGACCGAAATTGGAGTCGTCTACTAGTTTTATAATTTGCCCTACGCGTTGTTCGTCCAATTTGTCAAATATATCATCTAATAATAAAATGGGATTTACGCCGCTTAATTCCTTTATAAAATCGAATTGAGCTAATTTTAAAGCGATTAAAAAGGACTTTTGTTGTCCCTGACTTCCAAATTTTTAATGGGATGGCCATCAATTTCAAATAGCAAATCGTCTTTATGTATCCCTGTAGAGGTGTATTGCACAGCTCGATCTTTTGCTAAATTTTGTTCTAAAAGCTGTTTTAATTCACCATCAAATAAATCGCTTTTATAATTTAAATCTACCGGTTCTTGGTTGTTACTAATTATTTTATGGCGTGCTTTAAAAATAGGAATAAAGGTTTCTAAGAAGGCTTTTCTTTTTTCGAAAATAGACGTTCCTAAAACGTTTAATTGTTCGTTGTAAACCTCCAGTGTATCTTTGTTAAAGGTGTGGTTTAAGGCAAAATATTTTAAGAGTGCATTACGCTGAGTAACCGTTTTGTTATAATTTATTAAATCGTTTAAATAGGTTTTATCACTTTGTGAAATAACACTATCCATAAATTTCCGACGTGTTTCACTACCTTCAATTATAAGATCGCGATCTGCTGGCGAAATAATTACCAAAGGAATAAATCCAATATGATCGCTAAATTTTTCGTAAGATTTTCCGTTACGTTTAATTACTTTTTTTTGCCCACTTTTTAAACTAACAATAATTTTTTCGGGATGCTCATGCTTTTCAAAATCACCATGAACAACGAAAAAATCTTCATTATGTCTAATATTTTGAGATGCAACAGGGTTAAAATAACTTTTTCCGAAGGATAAATGATAAATAGCGTCTAATATGTTGGTTTTTCCTACTCCATTTTGACCAACAAAACAATTAATTTTGTCATCGAACTCAAAAGATTCAGTTTCAAAATTTTTGTAATTTATTAGATATAAGGATTTTAGGATCATAAAAAAAATAATATAGTTTTATTTGTAGGACACTATCTGTAAGTCTCGCAAATTATTGAAAATAACAAATAAATAACCTTTTATTTCAGCAGAAAAATTTTATTTTTGCGCGGATTAATTAATAGAATATATGGCAACTTATAAAAAGAGAGGTTACAAACCTACCACAAAAGCAGAAATAGATAACGATATTGAGAATTTTGATAATGTTGAAGAAAACTCAACTACAGCAGAAGTTTTTAATACGTTAGACGAAACGGCTTCTAAAACAGAAGACTGGGTAGCTAGTAATCAAAAATATATTTTTGTAATTATAGGTGTAGTAGCAGCTTTAGTTCTTGGATATTTGGGGTACAACGAGTTTGTGGCACAACCAAAAGAGAGCGAAGCGATGAACGATATGTCTCAAGCTAAAATATATTTTAACGAGGCCGTTAACGGTACAGAAAAAGATTCTTTATATACTTTAGCATTAAATGGTGGTGAAGGTAAATACGGGATGTTAGATATTATTAATGAGCACGGTGGAACGCCTGCAGCTAACTTAGCTCAGTATTATGCTGGAATGGCGTATTTAAATTTAAAAGATTATAAAAAAGCCATCGATCATTTAAGCGATTTTAAAAGCGAAGATCAAGCTTTAGCACCTTTAGCAAAAGGCGCTATTGGAGATGCATTTGTACAGTTAAACCAATTAGATGATGCTTTAGATTATTACAGACAGGCTGCCGATATTCGTGAAAACGAATTTACCACGCCAATGTACTTGAACAAAGCAGGATTAATTTCTTTAGAATTAGGAAAGGCTAAAGATGCTCTTGGATATTTTGAAACCATTAAAAACGAATATCCGTCATCAACTGAAGCTGCTACTGTAGATGTATTTATTGGTAAAGCTCAAGTTTTAGCAAGCAAGTAATATGGCAACAGCAAATAAAAATTTATCTGATTACGATAAAACTACAATCCCAAACGCGAGCAACTTTCGGTTTGGGATTGTTGTTTCTGAATGGAATGATACCGTTACTGAAGGGCTTTTTGAAGGCGCATACAACACCCTATTAGAACAAGGTGTAGAGCCTAGTAATATTAAACGTTGGAATGTTCCTGGGAGTTTTGAATTGATTTACGGGAGTAAAAAAATGCAAGAACAGTTGGTTGATGCAGTAATTGCAATTGGCTGTGTTATTCAAGGTGAAACTAAGCATTTCGATTTGTTTGCGAAGGTGTAACACAAGGAATAAAAGACTTAAACGTAATACACGATGTTCCGGTTATTTTCTGTGTTTTAACCGATAATAATATGCAACAGTCTATAGATCGTTCAGGCGGAATCCACGGAAATAAAGGTACGGAAGCTGCCATAGCAGCTATTAAAATGGCCGATTTACGTAGTAATGCTTAAACAGATTTAAATTACTTTATATACTTAAAACTCTCAACCTTGGTTGGGAGTTTTTTAGTTTATAGCAGCGAGTATTCCAGAAAGAAAATCGTTGAAACTAAATATAGGGTCTTCTATCAGCCCAAAGCGCACTATAACCACATCTTTAGATGGGATTATGCTTACTTGCTGCCCTTGATACCCATTGCAAGAAAATAAATCTTTGGGAACATCTGGATAGCGTCCACCAGCATTTAACCAAAATTGAGCACCGTAAATCCCGTCCGATGTGTTTGTTGGTGTTTTTGTGTAATCTACCCAGTCTTTAGTTAAAATTTGCTCGCCGTTCCAATTACCGTTGTGTAAATAGAGTAGTCCAAATTTACTCCAATCTCTGGCTGTAGCCCAACCGTAAGACGACCCTACAAAATGACCTTTCAAATCGGTTTCTATGGTCATAGAATGCATTCCTATTTTATCTATTAATTCGGTATACCAAAAATCTAAATAATCTTGATCGGTTTTAAATTGATCTCGAATAAATCCTGAAATTAGGTTCGTGGTTCCAGACGAGTAGTTCCAGCTATTATTTGGTATGCCTTCTAGATTCTTTTCTCGAGGAATCTTTGGCATATCTGCTCTTAGAAATAACATTTTTGTGACATCGGAAATGTTATTATAATCTTCTTCCCAAGCCAAACCGCTATTCATTTGCAACAAATTGTTTAATGTAATATCTGCACGTTTATCACCTTCCCAAGATTCAAATAAATGCGATTGATTTCGGTTTACACGTCCTTGTTTTTCTAACACTCCAACAATTGCACTTGTTATACTTTTGGTCATAGACCAACCTAAAATTTTGGTGTCCTTATTGAAGTCTTTCGAATATTTTTCGGCAATAATATGATCTTTATAAACCACTAAAACAGCACGAGACCCTTTTATTCTGTCGTTACCAGAATCGAAAGCATCTGTGACAGCTTGGTTTAAAACGTCATAATTTATATTTGAAAAAATAGTGTCCTTTTGTGGTAAATCGCCATACGGAAAAGCTAGTGGTTTTGGTGTTATATCCCGGTTTGGTTTTACAGTTAAAGCAGCCGGATCTGCCCCTTCAGGAATTAAAATACAGCCCAATCCAGGTTTGAAAACGGCGGTCCTCGCTTTAAGTCCGAAGACCGTAGAAGTTACCGATTTGTTTTCAAAATCTATTTTGTTTGTAGCTAAATCGATAGGAGAAAAATCGTTGTCTTGAGCCTCGATAGATGCTAAACTTCTATCGGCTAAAAAGGTACAAGAGCATACACTTTTAGACGCAAATCCTGTTATAAAATTTAACTTCGGATAATTTAAATATATAGCAACGGTTAAAAGTACAACTAATAAAAGACCGAATAATTTTAGGAATTTTCTCATGAATTCTAATTTGAATAGGAAAGCAATTTAAAAGATTTATTGGGTTTGTCTTCATCATTAAAAAAATATTCCCGAATTTTTTAATTTAAATAGAAGTAACTTAAGTTACAGTTGAACGATTAACTTCGGCATATATTTGTCTCGACTTACAGAGCTAGAGGGTTTTGCTAAGTTTTAATTAATTAAATATTATTTATGGAAATTATTTATCAACCTTGGTCATGGTTTGTTTCTGGCTTTCTAATTGCACTTTTTATGTTTTTATTGCTGCTTTTAGGAAAACGTTTTGGCATGTCTTCTAACTTACGTGCTTTTTGTAGTATGTGTGGCGGCGGTAAAGTCAGTTCGTTTTTAATTACGATTGGAAAAAAGACAGTTGGAATTTATTTATTGTGGTGGGTACCATTTTAGGAGGGTATCTAGCCGCGCATTATTTGTCTCATGGAGCCATGCCACATATTAATGAATCTACTCAATTAGCGCTTCAGGATTTAAATATATCTTCTGAAAATGCCTATTTACCAAACGAATTATTTTCTATAGCAGCCTTGTCTAATGTAAAAACATGGGCCATTTTAATTGTAGGTGGTTTTTTAATTGGGTTTGGAGCTCGTTATGCAGGAGGTTGTACTTCTGGTCATGCGATTTCAGGCTTAAGTAATTTGCAATTACCATCTTTAATTGCGGTAATAGGTTTCTTTATTGGTGGTTTGTTTATGGTTCACGTGTTATTCCCTTTAATATTTTAAGAAGATGAAAAAAATTATATATATATTATTAGGATTGATTTTTGGTGTGGTGATGTACAAATCTGAAGCGGCATCTTGGTTTCGTATTTACGAGATGTTTCGATTTGAATCGTTTCATATGTACGGGATTATAGGAACGGCTTTAGTGTTTGGAATTATTTTTATACAACTTATAAAACGTTTCCATATAAAGACTTTTGATGGACAAGCCATAACTATTGAAGATAAAGATAAATCGGTTTACAGATACTTGTTTGGTGGCATCATTTTCGGATTAGGTTGGGCATTGGCAGGAGCTTGCCCGGGACCAATATTTGTGCTAATAGGAGCAGGTTTTTTACCGGTGTTAATTGTCTTGATATCGGCGGTTTTAGGGACTTTTGTATACGGACTTTTAAGAGATAAATTACCACATTAAAAAAGTTGTGTAACAATTTTATAAGTTTATCGTCTTATAAGTATCAATCAAAATCAAAACAATCATGAGACAAGATAAACAGCTTTTAGTCATTACACATTTAAGTCAGTTAGTTACCTTAATTACTGGATTTGGAAGTTTATTAATTCCGTTAATTTTATGGGTTACACAAAAAGAACGCGTTTTTGGTATGGATGAAGAAGGGAAGAAGATTATAAACTTTCAAATAAGCTTAATTGTTTACTGTATTATATGTGTGCCATTAATTTTAGTGTTTGGTTTAGGACTTTTAGGCTTTCTTGTTTTAGGACTTGTAAGCGTAATTTTTCCTGTTATTAATGCTATAAAAGTAAGTAATGGTGAAACACCACGATATCCTTTATCTTTCAATTTTATTAGTTAAAAATTTAGTAGATAAAATGGAAAGAGGTTGTCTAAAAAGGCAGCCTCTTTTTTTGGTTTAGATTTTATCAAAAGTTCAGTTTTTCGTATTTTAAAAGTATGAAAAGCAACATTGTATGGAAGACCAATAGTCAGACACAATTGAGTCTTCTTCCTCCGAGTTATGATGATTTTGTTCCAGAACATCACCCTGTGCGTATTGTAAATAGTATTTTAAATCAGATAGACATTCGTTCTATAGAAAACACCTATAAAGGAGGTGGTACTTCTAGCTATCACCCAAGAGATTTACTCAAAATTTTAATCTACGCCTATCTTCGTAATTTATATTCTTCTCGCAAAATAGAACAAGCCTTGGGAGAAAACGTTCATTTTATGTGGCTTAGTGGTTGTATCCAACCCGATCATAATACCATCAGTAATTTTCGTTCAGGAAAACTCAAAGGGAATTTTAAAAAGATATTTAATCAAGTTGTTATTCTCCTTGCTAAGGAAGGTTACTTGAGTTTAAAAGATATTTATGTTGATGGCACCAAAATAGAAGCCAATGCTAATCGCTATACTTTTGTATGGGGCAAAAGCATTAAAACCTCACGCTCACGTATTGAAAAACAACTCAAAGAACTATGGCGTTATGTAGAGACGGTATATGCAGAAGAAGAACAAAAGCCTAACGAGCCAGATAATTTTAAAGCGATAAATCCTGAGCAAGTCTCCCAAACCATAGATAAAATTAATCAAGCACTCCAAGGAAAAGAGATTGATAAAAAAGTGAAGCAAAAGCTTAACTATGCCAAAAAGAACTGGCCTGGGAATATAGCAAAATATAATACCTACCAGCAGCACATGGGGAGTCGCAACTCAATGAGCAAGACAGATCCTGATGCTACTTTTATGAAAATGAAAGAAGACCATATGCTAAATGGACAGCTCAAACCAGGATATAATTTGCAAGCATCTACCAACAATCAGTTTATTACCAATTACACCCTTGCACAAACTACGGCAGATACCACCACACTTATAGAGCATACAGAAGATTTTATTAAGGGATATGGCAAAGCTCCACAAGCCTTAACAGCAGATGCAGGTTATGGTAGTGATGAAAATTACACCTATCTGGAAGATCAGAATATCGAAGCTTTTGTTAAGTACAATTACTTCCATAAAGAACAGTTAGATGAGAAACGAGGTAAGA encodes:
- a CDS encoding DUF4870 domain-containing protein, with protein sequence MRQDKQLLVITHLSQLVTLITGFGSLLIPLILWVTQKERVFGMDEEGKKIINFQISLIVYCIICVPLILVFGLGLLGFLVLGLVSVIFPVINAIKVSNGETPRYPLSFNFIS
- a CDS encoding tetratricopeptide repeat protein encodes the protein MATYKKRGYKPTTKAEIDNDIENFDNVEENSTTAEVFNTLDETASKTEDWVASNQKYIFVIIGVVAALVLGYLGYNEFVAQPKESEAMNDMSQAKIYFNEAVNGTEKDSLYTLALNGGEGKYGMLDIINEHGGTPAANLAQYYAGMAYLNLKDYKKAIDHLSDFKSEDQALAPLAKGAIGDAFVQLNQLDDALDYYRQAADIRENEFTTPMYLNKAGLISLELGKAKDALGYFETIKNEYPSSTEAATVDVFIGKAQVLASK
- a CDS encoding YeeE/YedE family protein; this encodes MKKIIYILLGLIFGVVMYKSEAASWFRIYEMFRFESFHMYGIIGTALVFGIIFIQLIKRFHIKTFDGQAITIEDKDKSVYRYLFGGIIFGLGWALAGACPGPIFVLIGAGFLPVLIVLISAVLGTFVYGLLRDKLPH
- a CDS encoding patatin-like phospholipase family protein, whose protein sequence is MSCYTSHVYLCTRRRKPKVALVLSGGGALGIAHIPTLQKLDSLGIVPDLIVGTSMGSIVGALYSIGYTGDQIAEISRTTDWKSLFSGKVSINSVSNEEKSEFGRYNIGFEVVDKSQNLCWPY
- a CDS encoding serine hydrolase domain-containing protein, with product MRKFLKLFGLLLVVLLTVAIYLNYPKLNFITGFASKSVCSCTFLADRSLASIEAQDNDFSPIDLATNKIDFENKSVTSTVFGLKARTAVFKPGLGCILIPEGADPAALTVKPNRDITPKPLAFPYGDLPQKDTIFSNINYDVLNQAVTDAFDSGNDRIKGSRAVLVVYKDHIIAEKYSKDFNKDTKILGWSMTKSITSAIVGVLEKQGRVNRNQSHLFESWEGDKRADITLNNLLQMNSGLAWEEDYNNISDVTKMLFLRADMPKIPREKNLEGIPNNSWNYSSGTTNLISGFIRDQFKTDQDYLDFWYTELIDKIGMHSMTIETDLKGHFVGSSYGWATARDWSKFGLLYLHNGNWNGEQILTKDWVDYTKTPTNTSDGIYGAQFWLNAGGRYPDVPKDLFSCNGYQGQQVSIIPSKDVVIVRFGLIEDPIFSFNDFLSGILAAIN
- a CDS encoding patatin-like phospholipase family protein; amino-acid sequence: MLAILNDQNLREFFTVLTFPVYNLNNFDDFPIPFRAMATDIVNGKQVVLDHGSLVTAMRASMSIPGVFKPVDYKNTLLVDGGVLNNFPVDVAKEMGADFNW
- a CDS encoding IS1182 family transposase; the protein is MKSNIVWKTNSQTQLSLLPPSYDDFVPEHHPVRIVNSILNQIDIRSIENTYKGGGTSSYHPRDLLKILIYAYLRNLYSSRKIEQALGENVHFMWLSGCIQPDHNTISNFRSGKLKGNFKKIFNQVVILLAKEGYLSLKDIYVDGTKIEANANRYTFVWGKSIKTSRSRIEKQLKELWRYVETVYAEEEQKPNEPDNFKAINPEQVSQTIDKINQALQGKEIDKKVKQKLNYAKKNWPGNIAKYNTYQQHMGSRNSMSKTDPDATFMKMKEDHMLNGQLKPGYNLQASTNNQFITNYTLAQTTADTTTLIEHTEDFIKGYGKAPQALTADAGYGSDENYTYLEDQNIEAFVKYNYFHKEQLDEKRGKTKNPFAADKLFYNHNTDTYYCPMGQPMENIGSYIRQTATGYEQKIDRYQAKNCFGCQLRSLCHQSKYNRIIERNHKLVRLKAKAKQKLLSPEGVAHRKQRCWDVEAVFGNIKHNMNFKRFMLRGLDKVITEIGLIAMAHNLKKVSLAI